A genomic region of Candidatus Falkowbacteria bacterium contains the following coding sequences:
- a CDS encoding cation-translocating P-type ATPase produces the protein MNNQSIAALDFKHIKSLSDATAASRLAREGYNILSSEKQRGLLRVIMEVITEPMFFLLMASSAIYFWLGDTHEALVLLSSVVLVIFITIYQENKTEKALQSLKDLSSPRALVIRGGKAKRIAGQEVVRGDVVVLSEGDRVPADALIEWSNNLVVNESILTGESMPVEKVADNAISTIQTPGTEKSASVYASTLVVSGSGVARVVKTANQTEVGKIGTSLAKVEPEKTRLQLEINKLIRFFAIYGFILCFSVAIIYGLKRADWLGGTLAGISLAMSVLPEEFPVILTVFMALGAWRLSKINVLTSRQKVIQALGGITVLCVDKTGTLTKNRMDLEAVDDGNQCVDVAVAGLSGSYLRLVELAMLASQQKPFDPLEKSIIKLYQKHKAKDHDSDGGDWKLVHEYPLSHEQLSITHVWQQPEQEDYLVAAKGAPEAIIGLCHLDEKQSELWMKRVHELASKGLRVLAVASASHEDGQLPHSQHDFEFKISGLLGFADPIRAEVPAAIASCHQAGVRVVMITGDYPETAVKIAQKIGLGKNPQVVTGQELSAMTPSELKERVGQTVVFARIAPEQKLRIVNAFKDNGDIVGMTGDGVNDAPALKSANVGIAMGLRGTDVAREAAGLVLLDDDFASIVKGINAGRRIYDNIRKAVVYVLAIHFPIAGITFLAVLADWPLMLLPVHLAFLELIIDPACSIAFENEPAEENAMLRPPRHPDKKTLTKRLIRIAVFQGISMLLFLVLVFKLAGYTGKTVDQTRAMVFTALIFANISLILANRSWSRSIISSFRVKNQAAWLVLGGSLIVLAITIFVPQVSKLFHFGLPGWFDLLLAAVLGGSSVLWFEFLEKKPAQKSGIGI, from the coding sequence ATGAACAATCAATCAATTGCCGCCCTAGATTTTAAACACATAAAAAGCCTTTCTGACGCGACTGCGGCTTCGCGCTTGGCTCGTGAAGGCTACAACATCTTGTCGTCAGAAAAGCAGCGCGGCTTGCTTCGTGTTATCATGGAAGTCATAACCGAACCGATGTTTTTCCTGTTGATGGCCAGCAGTGCGATTTACTTCTGGCTTGGGGACACGCACGAAGCATTGGTCCTTTTGTCTTCCGTGGTTCTGGTGATATTCATTACCATCTATCAGGAGAACAAGACGGAAAAAGCTCTTCAGTCGTTAAAAGACCTGTCCAGCCCGCGTGCGCTGGTCATCAGGGGTGGCAAGGCCAAGCGAATTGCCGGCCAAGAAGTCGTCCGCGGCGATGTCGTGGTTCTGAGCGAAGGGGATCGAGTTCCTGCCGACGCCTTGATCGAATGGTCGAATAACCTGGTTGTCAACGAGTCGATACTGACCGGTGAGTCGATGCCCGTAGAAAAAGTCGCCGACAATGCTATCAGCACAATCCAGACTCCGGGTACTGAAAAATCTGCGAGCGTCTATGCCAGCACCCTGGTTGTCAGCGGATCGGGTGTCGCGCGCGTAGTTAAGACGGCAAATCAGACGGAGGTCGGTAAAATCGGGACTTCTTTGGCCAAGGTTGAGCCGGAAAAAACCAGGCTCCAGCTGGAGATTAACAAACTCATCAGATTCTTCGCCATATACGGCTTTATCTTGTGTTTTAGCGTGGCGATCATATACGGGCTTAAGCGAGCCGATTGGCTGGGCGGAACCTTGGCTGGAATATCATTGGCGATGTCAGTGCTGCCTGAGGAATTTCCTGTGATCTTGACGGTGTTCATGGCGCTGGGGGCATGGCGTCTTTCAAAGATAAATGTCCTGACCAGCCGACAAAAGGTCATCCAGGCTTTGGGCGGCATCACCGTGCTATGCGTAGACAAGACGGGCACTCTAACCAAGAATAGAATGGACCTGGAAGCTGTCGACGACGGGAATCAATGTGTCGACGTCGCTGTTGCCGGCTTATCCGGTTCATATCTTCGACTGGTCGAGTTGGCCATGCTGGCAAGTCAGCAGAAGCCCTTCGACCCGCTCGAAAAATCAATTATCAAGCTTTACCAGAAACATAAGGCCAAGGACCATGATTCTGACGGCGGTGACTGGAAGCTGGTGCATGAGTATCCTCTTTCACATGAGCAACTGTCTATCACTCACGTTTGGCAACAGCCTGAACAAGAAGATTATTTGGTGGCGGCCAAGGGGGCACCAGAGGCGATTATCGGCTTGTGCCATCTTGATGAGAAACAGTCTGAACTCTGGATGAAGAGGGTGCACGAGTTGGCATCGAAGGGTTTAAGGGTGCTTGCTGTTGCCTCGGCGAGCCATGAAGATGGCCAGCTGCCCCACAGTCAGCATGATTTTGAGTTCAAAATTTCAGGATTGCTCGGCTTTGCGGATCCGATCAGGGCGGAGGTTCCGGCGGCGATAGCTAGCTGTCATCAAGCCGGTGTCCGAGTAGTAATGATTACGGGAGACTATCCAGAGACTGCGGTCAAGATTGCTCAAAAGATCGGTTTAGGTAAAAACCCCCAAGTCGTGACCGGCCAAGAGCTTTCGGCCATGACGCCTTCTGAGCTTAAGGAGCGTGTCGGCCAAACCGTTGTTTTTGCCAGGATTGCTCCAGAACAGAAGCTGCGGATAGTCAACGCTTTCAAAGATAATGGAGATATCGTTGGTATGACTGGGGACGGTGTCAATGATGCCCCGGCGCTTAAGTCGGCCAATGTCGGGATTGCCATGGGGCTTCGAGGTACCGATGTCGCACGCGAGGCGGCCGGGTTGGTGCTGCTCGATGATGACTTTGCTTCGATCGTCAAAGGCATCAATGCTGGGCGCCGGATATATGACAACATCCGCAAGGCGGTGGTCTATGTTTTGGCGATACACTTCCCGATTGCCGGCATCACTTTTTTGGCAGTGCTGGCAGATTGGCCGCTGATGCTTTTGCCCGTGCACCTGGCCTTTTTAGAATTAATAATCGATCCGGCGTGCTCGATCGCATTCGAGAACGAGCCAGCTGAAGAAAACGCCATGTTGAGGCCGCCGCGCCATCCGGACAAAAAAACCCTGACCAAGCGCTTGATCAGGATTGCGGTGTTCCAAGGCATTTCGATGCTGCTATTTTTGGTTCTGGTCTTCAAGTTGGCGGGCTATACTGGAAAAACAGTCGATCAAACGAGAGCAATGGTTTTTACGGCGCTCATCTTTGCCAACATCAGCCTGATACTCGCTAATCGTTCTTGGTCCAGATCGATCATCTCCAGCTTCAGGGTTAAAAATCAGGCAGCTTGGCTGGTATTAGGAGGCAGCTTGATTGTCTTGGCTATTACTATTTTCGTACCGCAAGTGAGCAAGCTGTTCCACTTCGGTTTGCCAGGCTGGTTCGACTTGCTGTTGGCGGCAGTTCTTGGCGGCAGTAGCGTGTTGTGGTTCGAATTCCTTGAAAAGAAACCAGCGCAAAAATCCGGAATTGGAATATAA
- a CDS encoding ATP-binding cassette domain-containing protein yields the protein MDTQTSAISVKNLIKKFGDFTAVNDISFEVKPGEIFAFLGPNGAGKSTTIKMLTTLLNPTSGEVMLNGFNPVKQQYQARQSFGIVFQDPSLDEELTTYENMDFHGILYKLPAPLRRERIKELLEITELWDRRDSLVKTFSGGMKRRLEIARGLLHHPKIFFLDEPTLGLDPQTRNQMWEYVKKLNREEGVTVFFTTHYMEEAERVAQRIAIIDKGQIIASGTAKELMEKTGTDSLEDAFLNLTGRAIREEQASSADNLRGFARMHRGNKR from the coding sequence ATGGATACACAAACATCGGCCATTTCGGTCAAAAATCTAATCAAGAAATTCGGTGATTTCACGGCGGTAAACGATATATCTTTCGAAGTAAAGCCCGGCGAAATTTTCGCTTTTCTCGGCCCGAACGGTGCTGGCAAATCAACAACTATCAAGATGCTGACTACGTTGCTTAATCCGACAAGCGGCGAAGTGATGCTCAACGGCTTCAACCCGGTCAAGCAGCAATACCAAGCCCGACAATCTTTCGGTATCGTCTTCCAGGATCCGAGCCTTGATGAAGAGCTGACTACATACGAAAATATGGACTTCCATGGCATACTCTACAAACTGCCTGCGCCTTTGCGCCGAGAAAGAATCAAAGAACTCCTAGAAATAACCGAGCTATGGGATCGGCGCGACTCATTGGTTAAAACATTTTCAGGCGGCATGAAGCGGCGCCTGGAAATAGCGCGCGGACTGCTGCACCATCCCAAAATTTTCTTCCTGGACGAACCGACGCTCGGCCTCGACCCGCAAACCCGCAACCAGATGTGGGAATACGTCAAAAAACTCAATCGTGAAGAAGGCGTCACCGTATTTTTCACTACGCATTATATGGAAGAGGCCGAACGCGTAGCTCAGCGCATAGCCATCATCGACAAGGGACAAATTATCGCCAGCGGTACTGCCAAAGAGCTGATGGAAAAAACCGGAACTGATTCTCTGGAAGACGCGTTTCTCAATCTTACCGGACGCGCCATCAGAGAAGAGCAGGCCAGTAGCGCCGATAATTTAAGGGGTTTCGCCCGCATGCACCGCGGCAACAAACGCTAA
- a CDS encoding ABC transporter permease — MNTIYILWLRQLKRYIRSKSRIIGSIGQPLLFLVAFGFGFGPIFAKAGGGNYMDFIAPGVVGQAVLFTAIFSGIELIWDRQFGFLKETLVAPVPRLQIMLGRTLGGATIATIQGLIVLTLSLLVGFRPFSLAMLPAAILVMFIIALLFTGLGTAIAAMLDDFQGFQLIMNFLVMPLFFLSGALFPLDSAPSFLRTISIFNPLTYGIDALRITLVNVSHFHLATDLAVLSVLTALVLAVGAYLFTKIEA, encoded by the coding sequence ATGAACACTATCTACATACTCTGGTTGAGGCAGCTGAAACGTTACATCCGCTCCAAATCACGCATTATCGGCTCCATCGGCCAACCGCTGCTTTTTCTAGTCGCCTTCGGTTTCGGCTTCGGTCCGATTTTTGCCAAAGCCGGTGGAGGCAACTACATGGACTTCATTGCCCCGGGCGTAGTCGGGCAAGCCGTGCTTTTTACTGCCATCTTTTCTGGAATTGAACTGATCTGGGATCGCCAATTCGGCTTCCTTAAAGAGACGCTAGTCGCGCCTGTACCGCGCCTGCAAATAATGCTCGGCCGGACACTGGGCGGAGCGACGATTGCTACCATCCAGGGTTTGATCGTCTTAACCCTTTCGCTCCTGGTCGGGTTCCGCCCGTTTTCTTTGGCCATGCTGCCGGCAGCGATCTTGGTTATGTTCATTATCGCCTTGCTGTTTACCGGCCTCGGCACCGCCATCGCGGCGATGCTTGACGATTTCCAGGGCTTCCAACTCATAATGAATTTCCTGGTCATGCCGCTCTTTTTCCTGTCAGGCGCTTTATTCCCGCTCGATTCGGCTCCCAGCTTCCTCCGCACCATCTCCATCTTCAATCCCCTGACATATGGCATCGACGCCCTGAGAATCACCTTGGTCAACGTATCACACTTCCATTTAGCAACAGATTTGGCCGTACTCTCCGTGTTGACCGCGCTTGTCCTGGCTGTCGGTGCCTACCTTTTTACCAAAATCGAAGCTTAG
- a CDS encoding NUDIX domain-containing protein, producing MLFRGDIEAFQATMRCVGCYLEHEGEILLLQKQGEHLYYPGKWGVVAGKVDPKEEPSVAIVREIQEEIGYEITPDVLGKPSEIPVIHPHFHFLYFLFHLSIIGERPQIRLSSEHCHFQWLAPELAVSLDLIEDEAEVIAMHYALETIKARS from the coding sequence ATGTTATTCAGGGGCGATATCGAGGCATTTCAGGCGACGATGCGGTGTGTCGGCTGCTATCTCGAACATGAAGGAGAAATTCTTCTTTTACAGAAACAGGGAGAACATCTTTACTACCCAGGCAAATGGGGCGTTGTGGCAGGAAAGGTCGATCCCAAAGAAGAACCTTCGGTAGCGATTGTCAGAGAGATCCAAGAAGAAATCGGTTATGAAATTACGCCAGATGTGTTGGGTAAGCCCAGCGAGATTCCAGTTATCCATCCGCATTTCCACTTCCTCTACTTCCTGTTTCATCTGAGCATTATCGGCGAACGGCCGCAAATCAGGCTAAGCTCTGAACATTGCCATTTTCAATGGCTTGCTCCCGAGCTCGCGGTCAGTCTAGACCTGATTGAAGATGAGGCGGAGGTTATTGCAATGCATTATGCCTTAGAAACCATCAAAGCCCGTAGTTAG